Within the Butyrivibrio sp. AE3004 genome, the region TTATTGATGATAATCTGCTTAACGGTCAAACCATTACTTGATTATTGCAAGAATATCATTCTGCTTAACAATGATGTAGGTTACGTCATCCAGTTTAACTTCTGTTCCGGCATATTTTGAATAGATAACATTATCGCCCTGCTTAACCTGCATCTTAACTTCCTTACCGTCTACGATACCGCCGGGACCTACAGCAATAACCTCTGCCTGCTGTGGCTTCTCCTTCTCAGCACCGGGAAGTACGATTCCTGATTTAGTAGTCTCCTCAGCTTCAAGTGCCTTAAGTACGACTCTGTCTGCAAGTGGTTCTAACTTCATTATAATAGCCTCCTTTATATTTCAATTCTATAATTGACTCTGATATTGTTAGCACTCATTAGTTTTGAGTGCTAATCACTAAAAATTATATTACCACACAGATAAAAAAATGCAATACCCATTGGCATATTATTTAATTAAGTCACTCGTTGTTTCTTGGTCTCGGAATATCCTTCCCAGATAAATCAATATAATTCTGTTTGAGTGCTTCTGCCCAAAACTTCTCGGGAATATTGGGCCATCTTACGATTCCTCTTTCGGCTTCACAAAGTCTCATTGCCTGTAACAGCACTGCTTCGCTAAGATCAATTCCAGTCCTTATAGTGTGCATTGTTATCGCT harbors:
- a CDS encoding co-chaperone GroES — translated: MKLEPLADRVVLKALEAEETTKSGIVLPGAEKEKPQQAEVIAVGPGGIVDGKEVKMQVKQGDNVIYSKYAGTEVKLDDVTYIIVKQNDILAIIK